The following proteins come from a genomic window of Candidatus Zixiibacteriota bacterium:
- a CDS encoding YHYH domain-containing protein yields MLRIGVRFGLLALLFLVPAAARAHGGGLDTHGCHHDRKAGGYHCHRGPLAGRSFSSREEMLKTREAVKPRQAEKSKPKE; encoded by the coding sequence ATGCTGCGAATCGGAGTTCGCTTCGGCCTGCTCGCGCTTTTGTTCCTTGTCCCCGCAGCGGCCCGCGCGCACGGCGGTGGATTGGACACCCACGGCTGCCACCACGACCGCAAGGCGGGCGGCTACCATTGTCACCGCGGTCCGCTCGCCGGCCGATCCTTCTCCTCCCGCGAAGAGATGCTGAAGACACGCGAAGCGGTAAAGCCGCGCCAGGCGGAAAAATCGAAGCCGAAGGAGTGA